CAGTTTCTTTTTACAGTTTAgttcttttacaaaattagaaACAATTTGGAcccaaaatataataaaaagttaggTTCAGTTTTTCTAAACCACGTATCTAGGGCAACAAAGTTCGGTTCAGGGTTTCAAGCAAAATCATCCATGCCCAGTCCTCATCACTGCGGATTTTGCTGTCTCTGTTGAGAGAAATTGGGGTGATTCTGTTGTGTGTTTTGAAGTGTCACCATCCCAGATTGAAGATTCTGAGCATTCGATGCCATGCTACCAAATGCCTGTGAACCatgttgttgctgctgctgctgtaTGGGCATCATACCACTGGGATTGCCACCTCCCATGTTAAACACTGCAAGGTAAACCTCACAGTGATGATTTAAGTAAAAACTCGCACACAAATAGATGGAATAAATGACACACCAGGTTGCCTCAACCGTTTCAAGGACAGACCAGTTAACAAGGTCCATAAATAaccaatgaaaaaaataaagatataggATAAAGTTCATACTCTGATCATTCAACATTTGAGAAGTATGACTTCGCTGAGGATTGTTTCCAGGTAATCCGAACTGAGGAAATAATAAATGTAGAGCGAGTTAGAATATTTTATCCTCATTATTTAAGTCAACCAAAAGCAAGTAGAGACAACTATTCATTCTATACATGTGATGAAAAACCAGTAAATGCATAATACAAACAATTTATTCAAGAAAGCTGCCAACTGAAAGCGAGTCACAAGGAGATGATGGGGTATATAAAGAGAAGCAGAAGTGGTTAGAATATTAATGAATTAGTTAGTTAATTGATTGAGACGTTAGTTATATGTAGATAAGGGAAGAaggatagaaagatagaaagaatgAGGGAAATATGCTCAATGGTAAACTAAGCATTAGATCTTTGTAAAACGAGAAATCCTTTAACAACGGGAAAGAGTAATCTATTATTTCTTGTTCCTTTCATCCTATTCAATAaagatatttcttttctttctcattttaattCTTGGTCCCGACAATTAACTTGCTGAATTTTTGAGGGAAAGCCAATGTTATAGATGGTGGAAGCACAAATTTTGGCCAAGGGAGACCTGCCAGCCTTTGTGGGGAAAGATTCAATTCGGTCAAATGCTAGGGCCGAAGAACAATATGCATTCATGAGCATAGAGGGTGTACAAATTGGAGTTTGTCAAAACAGGTTTAACATCATGACAACATGGAGATTTATAGGCAACTCCATATTTCCTCATCATCTCAAACATTCTCGCAAAAGctagatttttaattatattgaaagGATTGACACTTGTAAGAAAATTCAGCAACCTGAGCATCATGCTCTTCTTTAAATCCACTTTTAAACATATGATCAATAATTGCTTAAACTCTCCCCTCCCACTACCAACTCTTGCTTCTCCTTTAAAAACCAAACAACCCTTGTCTTTTACTGTTCTCAACCCCCTCACGTTCTTCATAATCTTCACCAACTATACTGAACGTTCTTTTCTTCGAAGAAGCTTCTGCCATTTTCATctccaaattttaatttattctgaAATAGAAGTACAAGGTTTGGAATCCTTCTCCAACAAGATGATGCTTAAATCTAAATATTCCTCCATTCATAATCTTTGAACAATAGTTACATCTCTATTTTCTACCATTGCCATTAATATCTATCTCATGTTTCAACCCAATATCTGACCTATTTCCAAGAGCATTTCTACTTCTACTTATAATAAATGAGGAGACACTTGCATTGccattgattgaatttgatgCACACCCAAACATATCATACTATATTGACAATTGGAAAAgaagaaatgtaaaatatttaaaatatgttatacaATACTTGCATTGCCCTCActttctatttcaattttaaataaaaaagttaattaaactaCTGCAAACTTACCTTAAActgaaaaaagagaagaaattgtCACACGAAAGACCCAAGGCATGGCTAACAAAGACCACTCAAATGGAGTTGTTGTGAATAGgctgttgggataaacttaaattttagggttttattaataattttgtttaaatcttattttattagttttggatctagtaatatttaatttgatttgatagagataaaataacgatgtgtagttatgattttctgtttatctaggtagaatattattttatgatagaataagcagattttatttttaagtgagttagatattttattgtgagtttttattatttgtacttggccAAAGGCccgatttgcacctatttaaatgTTACCAAGGTTTAATGAAAATGGcccacaatggattgaagagtaaaattatttgtgtgggtcaccATTTTTATCACCTCCtccttgatagacccaacaTAGGCCAACCACAAGAACAAAGATGACAGTGATGCAAACAGAGAGAACAACTTCCGCCAGCCAGGGGAGGGGAATCACAAACCAATTTTGTGCTTCAAAGTCAAGTTTACTTGCAATTCAACTTGAGCAGCGGGTGTGGGATCGTAAACTTGTATAACACTTGACTTTGATAACCATGGCTacaatgaattaaaattcattatcgACCCAATTTCAATCATGAAGGTGATTGGAACATTGGGTGTTGGAATCTTGGAATTTCAACTTAAAGGGTGAACCTTTAACATTAAACTCTTCTGTGTTTGGCTGACAACTCGAGAATGGAGCCACAAAGAAAGGGAAGGATCAGAAGCACTCATAGAGGTTCATGTGATACAAAGCACACCTTAATCCCCACCACCACCCAAGCTGCAAGACTTGGTTTGTATGCAATGACCATTGGGTTCCCATTCCTACGGCAGGAAAGCATTGCAATGCTTTGAGGAGGGCAGATGAAGATCATAATGATGAAGTTGAGCCATGTGATCCATCCAACTACCACAaatccaaccttgaggacaaggatGCTTTTTAGGGGTGGTGTATTGTTAAGGTACTAGGAGAAGGAAATGTTAGATCAGATAGTTAAAATGAGTTAGTTAGTTGAGGTGATAGCTAGATATAAATAGAGGAAGAAATATATGAAAGAGGGAAAGATGTTCATTTGCAAATTGAATATTAGCTCTTTGTGATGGAGAAatcctttcttttccttttcatttcacTTCTTGGTTCCTAACAGAGACTAGCCAATCCATATGTAGAATGAAAATCATGTTATAAAATTCCAAAAagctaaaagaaattaaaagctTCTAAAACCAAATTCATAAGTTTGCAAATCAGAACAGCCCCTAAAAGTCACCAATCAGTTTTTATAATAGTTGCAATGACGTATTAATGGACTTGAATCATCATGAAGTATAACACCAATGGAGTGAGTCAAACAAAACACTGACTAAATTATTCTACGAATAAATAATACAGTTCAAAACATGTCAGAACGCCATATATAGATCACCATAATTTCTGGACTTCTTTCTTGTTTCATTCTAAAAACTAATATACCCCAAATGCCGAAGGCTCCTTACAATGCAAAAGTATAGGGGAGGGTTATTGTAAGCATGACCCACCAGACAACAAGACACAATTTTACAGTAGCACCAGTCACCCTCTTGTGTCATTTGAATGCAACAAAAATTTTACTTCTATAAAACCAATGAGACATATTGGGATTATCCACAAGGCGGAGAAAATAGAAGACAAACCTGCATCCGAGGATGAAGAGTCTGTGAAGGCAGTGCGCCAGAAATGTTTGGAATCTGagatatttaagaaataatggTCATAGAAGTAATTGTTGAAGGAAGGCACATTATCAGTAGGGGGAGCATAAAGAAAAACAGCAACAATAATCTTTTCAAATAGCAAGACAAGAAATCACTTCCCAAAATACATAAATCATGTCCAGgaaaacattattatatttgatcCCAAAAGAACTTTACTTGTTCAGAAAGCTCCACTTCAATTAAAATAAGGAACTTTCAGCAACACTTTTTCAAGCTAATGTTCGTAGCTGAATAGAACTGCTATTTTCTGTGGCATTTCAGGCCAAAAAATCTGTACCATTAATGTAACTACATCATCAACAGAATTCTTGCTCACATCCCATTTTCCCCACCCAAGAAGTCGACAAAAATCCCTGTGCCCAAGGGAAGCTCTAGCACTAAAGGAATTATCACAAATTACCCATAACATACTGTAATAGGGAAAAACAACAAGGTTATCTGTTTAACATGAAACACACCATTTCATTTATACACATGTtcaatagaaaagaaaagagttgaGTGAGGTTTTCATCAAAAAACGCATCCCCTATTTGTCATTTCAGCATCTCTCTCATCCATCCTCTCTTTCGTTTTCTTTTCATCACGTTTTCCCATTTTTTAGAACCTATCCATTGAGTTGTGGTGGTACCTTAGAACCCTACCCACGTTGCTTTTCTCTCCAGAAACTAAGTTGTGGTAAATTTGGGGTACAGGGATGGTGCTATGAGGAAGGAGGAGAGTTCCACACCAAAAAGATTGCTTATTTCACTCTCTAAGGTCTTACCCACAACTTGTAAATTTAAAGAATAGGCTATTGGCATGTTTTAGCTTTGGTATGATTAATACTTGTGAGCTGTGAGCACCAGTTTTAGTGATTTTGTTAACTGTGTTGCACATAGCTTCAAACAAATTTCTAAAACTTCGGATATTTTTATTGGTGCTCCGATGTGTTAATTTCTACCTGGCATGATTTGTTAGGTAGCAGTTTGGTTCACTCTCGGTGGTTAGTATTTTGACACTCAATGTGGcctactttaatatttttataaattctattttaaagtATATTGTTGTATTTCAAGGAtggtaataaataaatatttggaataaatataaaagaagtgAGATTATATTACTAGGATCTATGTTAAAACCAGTACGTCATTAGCGGATGATAATAACCCAGGCTTGTATGATTCCAAGAGGAGAGGGTTATCTGTTACATCGAGCTGCCACAAGGGAGATATCACCCATCGAGGAGAGGGAATCAACAAGATGTAGCAGCCCAAGGTAATACTGAGacaatgatatattttagtGGAGAAGATAATCCATTAATTTCacataatttacattttttctcttgataaattttattttaaattttcttattaaactTATGAATGATAAATCTGTTACTACTTTggatataataaatttgaactCTTCAATATTGGATATATTGTGGATTTTATTAAACTCACatgttttataagttttatttgaGGATTAAGTGCTATATTGAAGTTGTTTTACTGAATAACTCGTGTGTTGGTGTGTTTTCCTTCTGGTTCATAGTGGTTGTTAGCCCCATACTAAGTCTTTTTATTAGTAGATGGGTTCTTTAGTTTCACTGTGATTGGTTTATGGTAGGCCTCCTTTGTGTTGGTGgccatttaatgttattttggGACAATATGTATATTCTGCAGCTATAAGGAGTTTAATCATGCttttatgttgagattgttattTTTTCGTGTTGATTGGATAGATATGACGTTGCTGAAAACTCTGGCTGGTGATCTACATTCGTAAGAAGTTTTCTGTAAACTTTgggatataaaaaaataaaatatagggAAGATTCTGacaaaatttctataaaattgtatatgttcatttttttttggggaaaatCAGTTTTCAAGTAATGCTTCACTGTTTTAGATTGTTTTAGACTTGCCAAGCGAAGGGTACTGGCCAGTGCCCAGTCACAGCTTGTTAGTTTGGGTCGTGACATAACAATAACACCATATATTGGTCAAACCACAATCATGGAAGCCATACCTACTCTATATTGGAAGCAATGCACAACTCATAATTACAAGCCCAGAACAGGATCAATACAAGCATATGATGAATCACCTCTATCCCTCTACAGAGATttccaagaaacaaaaacaaataatattaacacaAAGGGCAAAAAAATGGAGTCATGGTGAAATTTACTGCAAAAGGGTAAAAAAACACACAACTAAAACAGTAAGTTCACATCTGTGTTGGATGTGGACTACAAAAAATTGCCCTCCTTCAAAGAAGTTCGTGCCtccttttgatttatttaattatttatggtGCTGGCTTTCCCTTCAAATAAATACCAATAGACAATCAaagaaatttcaataaattagcTATAAGATCCTTCTGCATTTAGTCATTCATGATGTAAATAATATCATAGAAAAATACCCGCTacttaaataaatcagattGCATAACTAGCATACCATTTGAGTATTAGGTGTTGTTTGAGCAGCACTGAATAGTGCACTATTAGCAGGACCAGAAAACTGGCTTAATCGAGTCATTTGATTTCCTTGATTGAGTTGGCTTTGACCAATGCCATGCTGAACATGTCCTGAAGGCAGCTGTCTACCCTGAAATTGCTGATGCCCAAGTGGTTGAGAAAATTGCATCTGGGGTTGTCCATGCAACTGATGGAAAAAGCACGCTTGTTACCaccaaaaaagagaaagatacaAAAAAAGAACACTGATTTAATTTCTGCTTTGCCATTACTCAGTCCATGCGTGTATTCATGGTGTTTAGACTACCCAAACAGAATGTATTCAAGctattcttctttttattttatattgatcaCTCAAAATTTACTAGTGTCCCGAAGCATGCAAGGAAGCACACAGATAGACGGAAAACAGTAAACAATTTACTATCCAAAGGACTGGTTCGTGGTTCGTGGTTTTCCCTTTTTAAATAGGACAAATATTTGTATCGAAAGCAGCTTTTAACACATGGAAACTGAGAAGCTAGAGCACAAAAAGATTATACAACCATGTATATAGCGTACTCGAACCAGTGTTTAAGGTTAAATGAAGGATGCATTGAGTAAGTGAATACATAACTTGAAAACTTACCTGTCCCAATCCTTGCATTGCTGATTGCCTGAGCTGTTGCTGCTGAGCAAGCATTTGCTGCTGTTGAGGTAACTGCATCAGTTTCTGAcgttgctgctgctgctgctgttgctgTTGCACTGGGGCTTGCTGTTGTGAGGTTTGCTGCTGAGGGGATGGTGTGTTCATGATATTTGTAGAAGACCTAGGTGAATTGGCATATGGCATGGGTGAAGGTGTTGTATTGTCAAAAGAAGTGGTGGAGGTTGGGGCGGAAGGAGATGCTGCTGATCTTCCCAAAAGTTGTGACGCCGAGCTCTGTAACAAGGGATTCTGTGGAGGCATGGTGTTGGAGGAGAGAGGGGTATTCTTGATGTACATAGCTGGAAGAAGTAGTTAAAAAAGGGAGTTAGTGGGAGGAGAGAAAGAGACTGATACTAAGTAATAGCACATAAAGCCTTAACTGTTAGGAGCAGAAGATGCATCGTGAGAAGGAGGGTCAATGAGTCCCGGAAGTGCATCTGCCAAATGAATGGGAGGTGCGGGAGTGATCTGCCTCTGGTCAAGGGGAATGCGTAATCCATCACCAGCATTGACAGCAGCTCGGAGTAGATTTTCTTGTTCTTGGATTTTGGCAGCCTGACCTTTGTCGAGAGTGGGGGCAATGGGGCCCTGACGTGTTCCGAAACAATAGGCTTTGCGGGTGTCGGCCAAGACCTTTTCAGCGCCTTCGCAGGCTGCGGCGATCATGTCGAGTCTGGCCTTCAGCTTCTCAATCTGAGTGGGAATTGGGAGGTTTTGGTTTTGCATGCCCTCTAGCAATTGCTCTCTCTTGGAGTTCTCCTCCGCCTCCATTTCGGGGAGAAGTTTGGAGGAAAGCATGACAGGAAGTATGGAGGCGTTCTCTGCATTCACGTTCTTCGGATGGACCACGAAGGCCTTCGAAACCTTCTTCATGTCGTCGACGATGTTGAAAAGCTCGAGGTTCACCATAGAATACTGACCCAGGATGTCTTGCCATTTGGGCGTGGTGTTGGTGCGGCCGTATGCCTCGAAATCTTCCAGAATACGAGAGATGGCTTTGAAGAGGCTGATGGCGCGGGTCTTCACCTGCTTCAGATTCAGCTGCTGTTGCACTGCCTGGTTCAACCGATCTTCACCTTCTCCGCCTGCACCAGCTGCTCCTCCTCCTCCTGTGCCCTCCATTCCCGGCGCTCTCTCTCCAATTATTTGCatcttctatttaaatttatatttatattactttttaagctaaatcatatttttaacgCCGGTGGTTTATCACTTAGCCAACCTAACCTAGTCACTGAGCTAGAGAAAATTTAACCCAACCCGATCTATAATAGATAGGCGGGTAAACGGATTTACTGGTTCACTTAAATatgattcttttaaataaataaaaaaattataaattttctattatttaaatttaaacaaattttatttttaaatttcattcagagtatttaattaattttaaaaataaaaaacttaaataattattttaagaaaaaattaataaatattttttataaaactaaaattaaattttaataaaataaattagataagTAAATTAGTAAACTAATCCGATTCTCGTATATTTAAACTCGatttaaataaatcaagttAAAATCTGATTCATAAAAAAAGTACCATTTTTTCAAACTAACCTAATCCAAATCCATGATAAATCCATCTTGATTTGTGTAGCAAATAtgctgataaaaataaaaataataataagcttAAAATGATAGATCctctaaaaaaaatctttaccaAATATATTGACAAAGGTAAGTGGTGTGtggaaaaaatatcaatttggaaaaaagagaaactctacttgaaaatgatttaaatccttatttatatatataaaattagtaattttaattgaatttctactaaattttaaaaatatttattaatattagatttttcaattaagtatacagtaaatattcaattattgttaattgagaaattataaaaatatatttaatgacaAATAAcgggaaaaaataataattacatttcttaattaaaaaacaattaagtggtaattaattttttaatatttaataaatcctaaaaaattccattttttttaaatttatcatatatttaaaacttaattaagtttaatataataaataaatataaatgtttataatatGACTTGGGTTATTTCATTTGCTGAATTGGGCTCCTTCGGTCCAAACT
This DNA window, taken from Vigna radiata var. radiata cultivar VC1973A chromosome 5, Vradiata_ver6, whole genome shotgun sequence, encodes the following:
- the LOC106762027 gene encoding mediator of RNA polymerase II transcription subunit 8, translating into MQIIGERAPGMEGTGGGGAAGAGGEGEDRLNQAVQQQLNLKQVKTRAISLFKAISRILEDFEAYGRTNTTPKWQDILGQYSMVNLELFNIVDDMKKVSKAFVVHPKNVNAENASILPVMLSSKLLPEMEAEENSKREQLLEGMQNQNLPIPTQIEKLKARLDMIAAACEGAEKVLADTRKAYCFGTRQGPIAPTLDKGQAAKIQEQENLLRAAVNAGDGLRIPLDQRQITPAPPIHLADALPGLIDPPSHDASSAPNTMYIKNTPLSSNTMPPQNPLLQSSASQLLGRSAASPSAPTSTTSFDNTTPSPMPYANSPRSSTNIMNTPSPQQQTSQQQAPVQQQQQQQQQRQKLMQLPQQQQMLAQQQQLRQSAMQGLGQLHGQPQMQFSQPLGHQQFQGRQLPSGHVQHGIGQSQLNQGNQMTRLSQFSGPANSALFSAAQTTPNTQMIPNISGALPSQTLHPRMQFGLPGNNPQRSHTSQMLNDQMFNMGGGNPSGMMPIQQQQQQHGSQAFGSMASNAQNLQSGMVTLQNTQQNHPNFSQQRQQNPQ